aaaatgcctcctttaaaaaaaaagtatatggatCTATTTTATAGACGTGCATACCTCTAAGAGCTCTGCAGAGTGCTAGCCGCTCATCAAGCCCCTACTGGCTGAGTTCCCTCAAAGGCTCCATCAGAGCCAGCCCTAAGAAGAGACAGCTGAGCACCGATAGTGTGTGTCTCCAACTTCCTAGCACTGAACGCGTTATCAGATTCTCCCTTCCTGGAAGAAAATCCTATAGAAAACAAGATATGCATCCGCTTGTATTTTGCAGCAATAAACTGGGTGGGTAAGAGCTATCCCTGATAGCTCGTTAATCTGAAACAGTTGCATGCAGTGTTTGACTAGAGATAAGTCATCTCTTGGGGAGTGTTTCCATGTGAAATCTTGAGATGGTGGTTTCGTGATTCCCCCCATCTGGCGTCCTGGAAAGAGCATAGTGTTTGGAATCAAACTAGCCTGGGCTTGACTATCAGAGTTTCTACTTACTTGCTATACTCATTTAAATCCTCtgaagccggggcgcctgggtggcgcagtcggttaagtgtccgacttcagccaggtcacgatctcgcggtccgtgagttcgagccccgcgtcaggctctgggctgatggctcggggcctggagcctgtttccgattctgtgtctccctctctctctgcccctcccccgttcatgctctgtctctctctgtcccaaaaataaaaattaaaaaaaaaatgttgaaaaaaaaaataaatcctctgAAGCCTAGTTACCTAATTCTCTGTAAATTAGAGGGGACAATATGCATGACATGGTATTATTTTGAGCCTAAGCTGAGATAGTCAGCACCTGACATCCAGTGTCAGTTTTCCAGTCTCTCCCTAACTGatcttttctgaaaataaagtcaaagaaaatCCAACACGCAGTGGCATTAGCTtcaattctgtttagaattcttCCTCctcaggggacctgggtggcctGTCAGTTGAGCTTtggactctagatttcggctcaggtcatgatcccagggtcatgggatcccctgcattgggctcctggctgagcgtggagcctgcttaggattctctctctccctctctctctctctctctcactcacacacacacacacacactccccgccctctctctgtgcctctcccccccccttaaaaaaacaagaaacaaaatcctCTTCCTCCAGTCCACCAGCCGCCAGGAAGAACCCCACGGGAGGGTTGGGCTGGAAGAGGTGGGCTCTTCCCTCCATGGACCACTGGCTCCCACACATTCCCAGGGCCCAGGAGGGTGGAGGAAAGCCAGGCCTAGCCCAGAACTTTGTTCTACAGGACCACCGCCCcccgtgcacacacacgcacacactagGGCACTCACACTCACAAGCACATGCCATCCACATCCTTCCTGTCACAAGTCGTCTCTCACGGTCACTACAGCCACAAGCTTTAAGTTGTACCTCTTTTGTCGTATTGTCCTTggtcttccttcttttgttccaAGTATAAGCTCTTCACAGCAGAGGCTACCCGGGGGGGTGGGAAAACTCCTGGCTGGAGTAGGAGTGATTTCTCTGCTCAGAAGTGTTCAGAGGAAAGGTGGGGGCGGTACAAGTGACCAGTGCTGAGCATTACGGCATTTCCTTCCCTTGGGAAATACCTATTAGTCAGCAGTTTGACACACGTGCGCACGCAGGTGTGGGTCCAAGGAGGGCGTTGTTAGGAATAATACGTGACCTATTATTCACGTGTGAGTCGTAAAGCGTCGATTTACGTCACGCCGAGTAGTTCTCAGGGCACTTTAAACTGCATTATTTCTCTCATCACAACAAGCCCATGTGATAGGGCAGGTATTTTAATCCCCaaggaaaaaatgaggaaacagacacgAAGAAAAATGACTCGGTAAAGGTCAAAGAGTGGCACAGTCAAACCTGCAGTAATTTCATCTCAATACAggagtccaggggcacctggggggggctcagtcggttaagtgtctgacttccgctcaggtcatgatctcacagttcgtgagtttgagccccgtattgggctctgtgctgactgctcacagcctggagcctgcttcggattctgtgtctccctctgtctctgcccctccccatctatctctttccctctcaaaaataatataaaataaaataaataaaataataaataaacaatacaggAGTCTGACGTTCACAGGCTCTGAAGTCGGTAAATACTTCAGCAaatacagaaatttctttttcagactaaatgtgtattcattcattcaaccaattcCAAGTTCATCCTCGACCACATCTCCCAAAGGGGAACATCTCGGATCCTATCGGTTATCAAATTCTACCCATCCTTACCTTACAGATGGCCACTTCTCCTTAAGCCCAAATATTGTACTAGAGAGTCCCATGGTCTCCACCACggcccccctgccccaggcccagagAACACCTGCCCGCACCGGCAAGGGAGCCCAGCATCACCCCGACCCACCGGTCACAGCACTGGACAGCTGACCCAACCTGGTCCAGTGGAATCCCTCTCCCCGAAATTAGGGTTTTAGACACAGAGTCTGAATCACGTTGCACTGGGCACTAAGTCGGTGGGGCCGTGTCATGTTATCAAGAGAGAAACGAAAGCTTCACTGAAAACGCTTGCTTACCCAGAAGGGGATGGAATAACACGGAGAGAGTGGCAGAAATAAGAGACCACTCAAATCCAAAGAAGGAACAGCAGAGACTCGGTGCCacaatttttcccatttctgtgaAAGCCAAGGTACAACTGAATCTCACCTGATACTCCCGCTTCTTGGCCAAAATGTCAGCTCGGCTCTTACTACCATCACCTCGTCTACTACCAACCACCACCCCCACCGTCGTCGTCGTCCTTTCTTCCAGACGGTTTCTGGGCGCTTCCTTGCCTGGCAACCACACAGCCTGCGTTGGGCCTGCTGTGGCAGGctctcactttctccctttgTTCTGTGTAAATATCTGCACCAAAAATCCCGACCCACTCCAGTCAAAACGTACCCTGCTACTATCCGTGTGGTTCTGGCTTTTACAACCACTTGTAATAATCACCTTGAAATCTCCACAAAGTCTCTGAATTGTTTGGCATCCCCACAGAACTGTATTTTTACATCAGGACACATGCAACCTAGGTTGATGTGGTGATGTGCTGAGAGGTACAGAACATGCTTTTCTCGGACATTCCATTTTAGTCCAGGAGCGCTGGAGAAGAGTAAATAATTTGGATCAGTATTTTGAATTATGAAAAAAGTGACAGGATAAAGTAATAGCATGCAAATTTGCATGATATTTTTTGACACAAAATACTCAGGTCTTCAGAAATGTCCCCCTGTGATGAGATCCTAGTAAGTATGCCTCCCCCTTGGCCCTCGCCCCGAGGGAAAACGggtgaaaagaaagccacaggAAATGTCTTAAAGGCACTGACAATGTCTTAGAGCCGTGCACAGGCTCTCTCTGTCACTGCTGCCCTCTCTCTGGCTCAGCCTCTATCTCCACATGCTTCCCTGTCTGCTCTGCTCTCCGGGAAGCAACATGCCCACAACGTCCCCCATCTCTGCTAGGTGCCAGTGCCGAACAATATTCTCCTACTTTGTTGTGTTACAGAGCAACAGAACTGGGCTCGTTCTCATTTAATGCCTTACAGCTCCATCAGCTTTTACTTAAAACCCCCTCTCCCTTAATTCATTTTAGTGGGCAAAAGTGAAGTTGAAGACGGGCCCAGAGACCCCTCCAAAGGAGTGCCTTCCCCAGGTCCCTGCTGAGGAAAGCCATCTTATATATGTCCTGAATCACCAGACCCCATGGTGGTACCAGCTTCCCAGCATGAGCACATAACCCAAACACAGCTAATCCTTATTTCAACCGGCCTCTTGTGAAGTGGCTTGCTTTGTGATCACAAGACAACTTAGATTCCCTTCCTGAgtatgaggcagagagaggacttGCAGCAGAATCAATCAGTAGCAGGAGCAAAATGTAAAGACAGAGATTCAGAAATAAGAGCTATAGTGAGACCATCTTGAACCTTCCCTCCCCACACCAGTGCCGCTCTGCCCACATCCTCTTGACAACTATGAGCAGACAAAGTAGGTTTTAAAATGCAGGAAGTAGAGACATCCTTCCTTTTGCTTCCTCTCTTGAACTTCCTGTTTTCTGCCTCTTCGTGACTAAGGCACCCAGACAGAGGCAGGGTGACCTTCCCTCCCTTCCGTGCCTAGATGGGCAAAGAGATTCCCAGGGCCCTGCCTGCAGGCAGCTTATTGGCTAATCGTGGCACTCATCTTCCAGGAAAGTTGTCTCAACCACTATGACTTAAAACCATAAAGAGACTACCTTTCTCACAGAACGAGAAGCCTGGAGCAGAGTAGTTGCTGGTGTGGTTCCAAGTACTCAAAAAATTCAGGGTGACAGCTTTGCGATTCTCTTGGCTTTTCCCTCGTTGTTGGAACTCTGACCATAACATTCAAATGCtggcacagaaagaagaaaagacaacagAAGTTTTCTAAAATATCCCACCCAATCACTTCTTCATGATTCCCAAATGCCACTCCTATCTACAAGAAAGAGGGGAAGTGTCATTTACTTTTAGTTAGGAATATTGACATACCCCGTAACACAGGGGTCCTGCTGGTAATGAAAAGCGTAGGTAATCAGCAATATCTACCATGATCACGGTGGCAAATCGAGTATGTGGACCCTGCCTAAGTCAACTCTGTGCTCCAGTCCAACCTGCACCACACAGCTCTGCCTTGGGAGCCTTCGGGTGCTGGTCTAGCTTTTAATAAGATAATACACACCCTCCATCCCATTTCACTGCTGTTCTCACGGAATAGGAGTGACTGGCAGAGCTGGGTCTGGGAATTCCTGGGGTTCTTTCTTAGCTATGTGCCATCTACAAGCGTCAGCACCTGTCTTCAATTTCTAACAGTCTGAATCTCATCTATGGTGGAGCAGTCAAGATAGTGGCAATTCTTGGTGCTAAGACAACATGGGTTCTGAATAGAGTTCCAGTGCCTGAGCCATgttccagactctgaggtgtGGCGACTGCTGGTGTTCTGGGAAATCCCTTCTGCCCTTTTATCCCAGGGGTTCTCAAATGTGAGTGTGCATCAGGATCAGGTGAACATCTAGTTAAATCACAGATTTCTGGGTTCTACCTTCGAGATTTGGGTTCAGTGGTTCTAAGTAAGGCCCAAAGATTTGCATTCCCAACAAGTTCTCTGCCGATGCTGATCTCCCTGGCCTGGTATAACTCATAGGACACTCACATCACTGGAGATCACCGGAATGAATCTTGACTTCTCGTGGCTAAAAGAAACTGCTTGATACACCCTTTGGATAGACAGAAGTGCATAAGACCAGATGGGGAACAAGGTCTCATGACAAACACCATGTCGCTCAGAACCCTGCCTGCACTCTGGTGGCTCCAGTTGTCACTGGGTCAAGTTCCACCGCCtgattttttcttcccttaggaTGAGTGCTCTCCTGAATGGTTACACACCAGGTTGTGAGAGACTTTCAGCCTTTAATCTTCAGTGCAGGAAACATGCTTGAATTCCTTCAGTGAATTCATCTACATTCAAGCAAGGCCTACATACTATATTCATAAGAAAGCACAATTGATCACATCACTGCCCTGGGCTTAAAGCGAATggccaaataaatgaacaaaaatcatGTGTCATGTGCCATGAGGAGCAAAGAATGAACAATATATAATCCCTGCTTTTGAATAACTCCGTGTAATTGGGGACACACACTTGTAAACCAACACATAGTTTAATAAATACGGTAAGTGATATAATAATGCTGTGGACAGAGTGGTGGTATGGAAGCAAAGACGATATAGGAAGTCAATAGGAGGGAATCAAGGACAGCCTCAGCCCAGCTCTACTTGAAATTCTGAGgaatttcatttatgtttatacGTTGGTGATAGCACTGTTAACCTCCTGGGAAGAAGGACATTTTCTTTCAGTGATCTTAACTGAGCCTATAGagatctcccccacccccttccctcccagaaTAGTGGTTTCCTGAGATATGAACCCACCAGGCTCAACTGTCCTATCTTTCTTTAGAATGAGATGATAGttcatccctccctcttcctttccctctacccttcaCAAGGCACTTCACAAGGGTTCAGCAGCCATCCCCCAAAATAAGCCCATTCAAATAGGGCTCAGGTTGGAAAGAATGTTACCAGGCATTTTACTCAAATAAGGATAGCCATTGCTCCCTGCTCTACAGATTGGTAGCTGGACTTAGCGGAAAGAACACCAAACATGAAGTCAGAACATCTACACTTGGAGACCCAGCTCCTCACTTAGCACTTTAGTTATCCTGGCAGATATAGTGAATTTAACCTTCCTGAAACTCCACTTGGTTTGTCAATAAAATGGaggtagtggggtgcctgggtgactcagtcagttaagcgtccaattcttgatttcagctcaggtcatgatctcaggattgtgagatcaacccccatgttggggtccacactgggtgtgaaacctacttaagattctctctccctctctctctgcccctctccccacttgcactctctctccctcaaaaataaaatagaatagaatagaatagaatagaatagaatagaatagaataaaaaaataaaataaaataaaataaaataaaataaaataaaataaaataaaataaaataaaatggaagtggcATTATGGTCTTCACAGGGTAACTGTGAGCTTATACTCATCCTCCTATAAAATAGTGAGTAGAGTCAACAATTTCAATTCTGTAAAATATGGGGCCACGTTTTTGCAATATGAAATGCCTGGGCTGAGCTGGCATAGTAAGCAAGCCAGGACTCTCAGGCCTCACAGCGGTCTGTCACCCCCTCGTGGTGGGAGCTGTTAAATcatgaataatatatattcctTGCTTTTGGATTCTGGATCTCAAGAAGGATTCTGGATCTCAAGCTGGTTTGAACTTCTGGGAAAATGGCAGTGATTGGAGGACTCTTCTGGTTTGTTGGCACCCATTTCTTTGTCCAATTATCTGGAGACATTGGAGACATGGAGACTCGTCCTCAGCCTCCATACTTCCTGAAAGTAGGTTATcatttgaccaacatctccccatcaTCCTCCACCTCTGGCGACCACCaatctactctctgcttctataaATTCAACTCTTTTTATAAGAGTGAagtatataagtgagatcacgcagtgtttttcttgctttcacttaacataattttctccaggttcatccatgttgttgcaaatggtaggatccCCATTTTTAAGGCGGATAATACTCCATAATATGCATAtgccacaatttccttatccatccGTCCactgacagacacttaggttgtttccatatctcagCTATTGGGAACAATGATGCAATGGACATGGCAGCACAGATACCTCTTCAAGGTACCGACTTCATTTCCTCGGTGATATATTCAGAAGAGTGATTGCTAGGCAGTATGGTGGTCCtataactaacatttactgatcaAACATCCTATGCCACGCATGATGCCAAGCATGATGTATGTGTCACTTCAGGCAATCCTCTCAACCCTCTGAGGCAGGTGTTATTTTGATTGTCATCTCCGTTTCATATGAGATAAACACAGAAGATTCCAtcacttgccaaggtcacacagagggtaagtggcagagccagtcCTCAACCTTAGGGAGGCTGGTTCCACAGGCGCCTGGTTCCACAGTTTCAGCACAGAGCACCCCTCCTCAAGGGTGCTTTATGCAACTGTGAGCCCACTCACAGGAGCAGTCTTCCCAGAGTGAGGCTGTGAAAAGTTAGCAAAAAGGGACAATGAGGCACGAGGCTGGGAGCACACAGTAGAGCAGAAGTGGAAAGGGTCCACCTCTTAGAGGAAATGTTACAATACGACAGGTTGCAAACCAACCATTcaacttctcctttcctttccccatcaTCCACTCCACAACATGGGGGAGTGACTGGATGAGGCAAGAAggacaataataaaaagaactggaaaagttATATTTGTAAGAGTGAAGAAGAAGCACCAGATCAGGCAGAAGTGTTATAAAACAACATCCAGTCTCTAAGTGATCAGTTCTCCAAATCTTCATTGAGTAACTAGGCTGAATTTTTACAGAGCTTGCAGAAGCAATCATAAAATCAGTTCATATTCCTTTAGAGATCAAGGACAATTAGCGATGCCAGAAGGCCCAAGCACACCAAATATGTGGAAATGTTTAAAaggggattggggcgcctgggtggctcagccggttggttaagcatctgacttcagcccaggtcatgatcctgcgctttgtgggttcaagccccgcgtcaggctctgtgctgacagctcggagcctggagcctgcttcggattctgtgtctccctctctctctgcccctcccctgcttgcactctgtctccatgtctccccaaaataaataaacactaaaaaaaatgtttaaggggaGAAAGCTACAACGTCAGAAATTACAGCCAAGTATGTTAGGTGTATGTTAGAATATAATGCCTGGGAATGTTAAAACTAGATTAACAATCCACGGGGATGTTAAAGACTAATAAATGCTTAATTTGTGgacacttcattcattcaaaaaatatgtacTGGGTCCTTGCTACGTGTCTTCATGAAGCTTGTAGTTTTAGAGGGCAATAAATAACTGAGTATATGCAGGAATATAGAATAGGGTTAACGATGATAACAAGCATTCAAGATGTGGCTAAGTAATGCCACTTCTAAGATGATCAAGGAAGTCCCTCTGATGAGGCGACTTttgagaagaaactgagacaccTGAGTAAGTAGAGGAAAAGCAATTCAGGCAATGGAAAGTTCAAGTGTGCAGCGTGCTTGGTGAGTGGGAGCGTGCATGGTGAGTTCACAGACCATGAAAGAGGCCCATATGGCTGGAGTGGAGCAAAAGGGGAAGCAAGTACCCCAAATAACATCCGAGAAGGGACAGAGGCCCTGATTAGATATCAGGGGTATACAGGTATACAGCAGGACCCACGGGACACTGTAAGGACTTCGCTTTTATGGTGAGGGATATCAGAGGTCCCGAAAGGCCTGGACAGAGcaatgacatgatcttatatttATAACAGGATCACTATCGTTGCTGTCCGGGGTAAAGGAGTGGGGACAAAGACAGTGCAAGCTGTTAAAAGGCTTCTGCAATAATCCAGGCCAGATCACCCCCGACCCTCTCCCTTCATGGCAGCTGCTGGCCTTGTTCATGGAAATGGTGCGTTGCCAGCCCAGGGCTTAGAATGAGGATGATGCTTGAACGAAATCTTTGGCCACAACTCCTGTGCGGATGCCTGGGGAGGAACTGTGCATTCGTCCACATTAAAAACAGAGTCTATGGTAAGAGCCCTTCCTCCGAGATGATAGAAGAAGGCATGCAAATGGAAAGAGGCACCATTTCCAACCTTAGTTCATCAAGAAGATACGATTTGCCTGCTGCCAGTCCCCTTCAAACCCATAAGCAAATCCCACTCCCTTCTCCTACCATGCAGGTCCAGATGGGCATGCAAAACTGGACTTGGGAAACCGAGACCCTGTCTTGTTTGCATCCCTGATGCTATGCTAGGGCCCTCTGGGAGGGCTGCTGTACAGACACACCCAGGCttattaaaagcttctgcatcACCCAAGAGAAAGAACCGTCCTTCTTCTACTCTTACAATGAGCTCTTGTGTGTATCCAAGAGATATTCTAAAGCAACAATATCCCTCTAAGTTTGCTGGCCGAATTTTTTGTGCACTCACTTGGGCATTGATCCAGGGCAAAAGCCTGATGCTTTGTGAAGGAGAAGTCCTGGCTTGTAATGTACACTGACCCTTCTCTGCTGGGGGGTATGTGAGACTTAGATTAACCAAGTAAGAAGAGACATCATGTTGGCTCTGACTCCTGTCATAACTGTGTCCTATGAAGTCAAGAGTGCATTTCTATTCCTTTCAATCCTGGAATTTACAGTGGGGGTCCTGGCCAATACCTTCATTTTCATGGTGAATTTTTGGGATGTGGTGAGGAAGCAGCCACTGAGCAACTGTGATCTTATTCTTCTGAGTCTCAGCCTCACCCGGCTTTTCCTGCATGGGCTGCTGTTTCTGGATGCCATCCAGCTTACATACTTCCAGAGGGTGAAAGATCCGCTGAGCCTCAGCTACCAGACCATCATCATGCTCTGGATGATCACAAACCAAGTTGGGCTCTGGCTCACCACCTGCCTCAGTCTTCTCTGCTGCTCCAAGATTGCCCGTTTCTCTCACACCCTCCTGCACTGTGTGGCAAGCTGGGTCTCCCGGAAGGTCCCCCAGATGCTCCTGGGTGCAATGTTTTTCTCTTGTATCTGCACCGCCATCTGTTTGGGGGACTTTTTTAGCAGATCTGGCTTCACATTCACAACTATGCTATTCGTGAATAATACAGAATTCAATCTGCAAATTGCAAAACTCAATTTCTATCACTCCTTCATCTTCTGCACACTGGTGTCCATCCCGTCGTTGttattttttctggtttcttctggGGTGCTGATTGTCTCCCTGGGGAGGCACATGAGGACAATGAGGGCCAAAACCAAAGACTCCCGCGACCCCAGCCTGGAAGCCCATATCAAAGCCCTCAGATCtcgtctcctttctctgcctctatgCGGTGTCATTCTGTGCTGCCCTCGTTTCAGTGCCTTTACTGATGCTGTGGCACAACAAGATCGGGGTAATGATCTGTGTGGGGATCCTAGCAGCTTGTCCTTCGATACATGCAGCAATCCTGATCTCAGGCAATGCCAAGCTGAGGAGAGCTGTGGAGACCATTCTACTCTGGGTTCAGAACAGCCTAAAGATAGGGGCAGACCACAAGGCAGATCCCAGGACTCCAGACCTATGTTGAAAGCAGACACGAGATGAAATGAGCTCTTCATGAATATGCCTCTGATTGTTCAGAAAGCCTTCAGAAAGCTATTCCAGTTTCTTCCGTAAACATAACTTTACATCAGTGAACTCACCCAGAGTGGAATAAAAGAATCAAAGCTCTAATCATGGCCTAGTCAAGAATGGCACAAGTTCCCCAAGTTTGTTTTGATAAAATGAGTGAAATTGAGAGGTGAGGTACTCAGTGTAAATGCTTTGTACACTATAGTTCATTAGTGTTTGGTATGAACCAAACTATGAGAAATCACCTCTTCCCAAATAATATCTAAACCCCAAGATAGCATGGTTGGCTTTTGACCTATTTCTTAAAGCAGGTGCTCACTTAATATTGGAAAATATTCACTACCGTGGCAATTACATAACCCTCTTCAAACTCCACAAGTTCGGAAGTTTGGAAACAGAAAATACGAAAAGACAGACGTGGAAGATCAATTGTCGTTGCTTCAGCTTCAAGAGGTACTACACAAAACTCCTACATGAATCAGAGAACAGGGGTCTTTGTCTAAAAATACACCGCTGAAGAAATGCACACTCAACCTGCTTTAtagtgagggtggggaggggaagagaggtagAT
This DNA window, taken from Neofelis nebulosa isolate mNeoNeb1 chromosome 4, mNeoNeb1.pri, whole genome shotgun sequence, encodes the following:
- the TAS2R38 gene encoding LOW QUALITY PROTEIN: taste receptor type 2 member 38 (The sequence of the model RefSeq protein was modified relative to this genomic sequence to represent the inferred CDS: inserted 2 bases in 1 codon) produces the protein MLALTPVITVSYEVKSAFLFLSILEFTVGVLANTFIFMVNFWDVVRKQPLSNCDLILLSLSLTRLFLHGLLFLDAIQLTYFQRVKDPLSLSYQTIIMLWMITNQVGLWLTTCLSLLCCSKIARFSHTLLHCVASWVSRKVPQMLLGAMFFSCICTAICLGDFFSRSGFTFTTMLFVNNTEFNLQIAKLNFYHSFIFCTLVSIPSLLFFLVSSGVLIVSLGRHMRTMRAKTKDSRDPSLEAHIKALRXLVSFLCLYAVSFCAALVSVPLLMLWHNKIGVMICVGILAACPSIHAAILISGNAKLRRAVETILLWVQNSLKIGADHKADPRTPDLC